A region from the Curtobacterium sp. MCBA15_012 genome encodes:
- a CDS encoding cysteine desulfurase family protein yields the protein MFYLDRAATTPVRREVLEAMWPYLTGVFGNPSSTHGVGDAAARALADARATVAAVLGCRPGEVVFTTGGTEGANTAVKGIALAAPRGRHVVTSAIEHEAVLESCRYLERHHGFTLTVVPVDRDGVVHPDALAAVLRPDTTLVSIAHADNEVGTVQDVPALAAVARTVGARFHTDAVQSAPWLPIGLDRLGVDALSLSGHKLGAPKGTGVLALRGGVPIEPLLHGGGQERGRRSGTEDVAGAVAVATALALAAGERAAAAARATTTRDAVVAGVLAGVPGAVLTGSPTHRLPGHASFCFPAVPGVAPAVTGETVLLELEQRDVVSSSGSACAAGSTDASHVLTALGLREDVARTALRLTFDAGLRDEDVPVVVRSVAEAVGAVRALA from the coding sequence GTGTTCTACCTCGACCGCGCCGCGACCACGCCCGTCCGGCGGGAGGTGCTCGAGGCGATGTGGCCCTACCTCACCGGGGTCTTCGGCAACCCCTCGTCGACGCACGGGGTCGGGGACGCCGCTGCCCGGGCGCTCGCCGACGCCCGCGCGACCGTCGCTGCCGTGCTCGGCTGCCGTCCGGGCGAGGTCGTGTTCACCACCGGCGGCACCGAGGGCGCGAACACGGCGGTGAAGGGCATCGCCCTCGCCGCACCCCGCGGCCGGCACGTCGTGACGAGCGCGATCGAGCACGAGGCGGTGCTCGAGAGCTGCCGGTACCTGGAGCGCCACCACGGGTTCACCCTGACCGTGGTGCCGGTCGACCGAGACGGCGTCGTGCACCCCGATGCGCTCGCCGCGGTGCTCCGGCCGGACACCACCCTCGTGTCGATCGCGCACGCCGACAACGAGGTCGGGACGGTGCAGGACGTCCCCGCCCTGGCCGCCGTGGCGAGGACGGTCGGTGCCCGCTTCCACACCGACGCGGTGCAGAGCGCGCCCTGGCTGCCGATCGGCCTCGACCGGCTCGGCGTCGACGCGCTGTCGCTGTCCGGGCACAAGCTCGGCGCGCCGAAGGGCACCGGCGTCCTCGCCCTGCGCGGGGGTGTCCCGATCGAACCGCTCCTGCACGGCGGCGGGCAGGAGCGCGGGCGGCGCTCGGGTACCGAGGACGTCGCCGGGGCGGTCGCCGTCGCGACCGCGCTCGCCCTCGCGGCGGGGGAGCGGGCGGCCGCCGCGGCCCGGGCGACGACGACGCGCGACGCGGTCGTCGCCGGGGTCCTCGCCGGCGTCCCGGGCGCGGTCCTGACCGGCTCGCCGACGCACCGGCTGCCCGGTCACGCGTCGTTCTGCTTCCCGGCCGTCCCCGGCGTCGCCCCCGCGGTCACCGGCGAGACGGTCCTGCTCGAGCTCGAGCAACGGGACGTGGTGTCGTCCTCGGGGAGCGCGTGCGCGGCGGGCAGCACCGATGCCTCGCACGTGCTCACGGCCCTCGGGCTGCGCGAGGACGTGGCGCGGACGGCACTGCGGTTGACGTTCGACGCCGGGCTGCGGGACGAGGACGTCCCGGTCGTCGTGCGGTCCGTCGCCGAGGCCGTCGGGGCGGTGCGCGCGCTCGCGTGA
- the nadC gene encoding carboxylating nicotinate-nucleotide diphosphorylase has product MTSTTERTAAAPAVVDPGTIPPHVLRRVIDTALEEDAPWGDVTSETLIPADATATATLAAREPGVFAGGLVFAAVVRAVDPTVETVLHVPDGAPFAAGDVLATVSGSARAVLRAERVGLNLAQRMSGIATATAAYVQAVAGTRARVTDTRKTTPGLRALERYAVRCGGGHNHRSSLSDAVLAKDNHLAVLTAQGTSIGDAVAGARRRLGHTVHVEVEVDRLDQVEPVVAAGVDTIMLDNFTPEQLVEGVRIVAGRALVEASGGVSLTTVAAIAATGVDVVSVGALTHSARALDLGLDVVVTAGPGDATPAGA; this is encoded by the coding sequence ATGACCAGCACCACCGAGCGCACCGCAGCCGCGCCCGCCGTCGTCGACCCGGGCACGATCCCGCCGCACGTGCTGCGACGCGTGATCGACACGGCGCTCGAGGAGGACGCGCCCTGGGGCGACGTCACCAGCGAGACGCTCATCCCCGCCGACGCGACCGCGACCGCGACCCTGGCCGCCCGTGAGCCGGGCGTGTTCGCCGGCGGCCTCGTCTTCGCGGCCGTCGTGCGTGCCGTCGACCCGACCGTCGAGACCGTCCTGCACGTGCCGGACGGCGCGCCCTTCGCCGCGGGGGACGTGCTCGCGACCGTCAGCGGGTCGGCGCGGGCGGTGCTGCGGGCGGAACGCGTCGGCCTGAACCTGGCGCAGCGCATGTCCGGGATCGCGACGGCGACGGCCGCGTACGTGCAGGCCGTGGCCGGGACGCGCGCCCGGGTCACCGACACCCGCAAGACGACGCCCGGGTTGCGGGCACTGGAGCGGTACGCGGTGCGGTGCGGCGGTGGGCACAACCACCGCTCCTCGCTGTCCGACGCCGTCCTCGCGAAGGACAACCACCTCGCCGTCCTCACCGCGCAGGGCACGAGCATCGGCGACGCGGTCGCGGGCGCGCGGCGCCGGCTCGGGCACACCGTGCACGTCGAGGTCGAGGTGGACCGGCTCGACCAGGTCGAACCCGTGGTCGCCGCCGGGGTCGACACGATCATGCTCGACAACTTCACCCCCGAGCAGCTCGTCGAGGGCGTCCGCATCGTCGCCGGGCGCGCGCTCGTCGAGGCCTCGGGCGGGGTCTCGCTCACCACGGTCGCCGCGATCGCCGCGACCGGGGTGGACGTCGTCTCGGTCGGTGCACTCACCCACTCGGCACGCGCGCTCGACCTCGGGCTCGACGTCGTCGTGACCGCCGGCCCGGGCGACGCCACGCCCGCCGGGGCCTGA
- a CDS encoding L-aspartate oxidase: MHVVIVGSGIAGTTAAIRASARHDVTLVTKGALTDGATAYAQGGVAVALGADDRVGLHEEDTHTAAAGSADDRAVAVLCADGPARVRDLLALGVPFDRTTDPASLDRHGDDLARGREAAHGRWRVLHADGDATGAAIERTLVAALHRRHVTILERTCLTDLVVRDGAVVGVDVLDLFGEPRRIDADAVVLASGGAGHLFQETTNPLVATGDGVAAAWRAGAVVADLEFVQFHPTRLAVPDGGLVSEAVRGEGAVLRDAAGRRFMTAVHPAAELAPRDVVARGIAAAVREQGGQPVLLDATGLDPDHLVRRFPGLTRATRAAGFDWTREGVPVAPAAHYAMGGVATDAEGRTSLPGLLAVGEVACTGVHGANRLASNSLLEGLVFAVRAADAVDAPRPARLRLRGDADLPVTQVPDADVQGVRAGSGGDGPDDASRTAGVHRASRPVRREPSAGRDTASRSGGTSRVVDAGPDPATRPGGAPSAVDAASVRRALQTEMTDRVGLLRDADGLAAARSALAALAVPAPTGVREHEDRALLDLARLTALAAEARTESRGAHARTDHPRTDPTAPASTAWVRVSAAVPQGVPA, from the coding sequence GTGCACGTCGTCATCGTCGGCTCCGGCATCGCCGGGACCACCGCCGCGATCCGCGCCAGCGCCCGGCACGACGTCACCCTCGTGACGAAGGGGGCACTCACCGACGGTGCCACCGCGTACGCCCAGGGCGGGGTCGCCGTCGCCCTGGGCGCCGACGACCGCGTCGGCCTGCACGAGGAGGACACCCACACGGCGGCGGCCGGCAGCGCCGACGACCGGGCCGTCGCCGTGCTCTGCGCTGACGGGCCGGCCCGCGTCCGCGACCTCCTCGCGCTCGGCGTGCCGTTCGACCGGACCACCGACCCGGCGAGCCTCGACCGCCACGGCGACGACCTCGCCCGCGGGCGTGAGGCGGCGCACGGGCGGTGGCGGGTCCTGCACGCCGACGGCGACGCGACCGGAGCCGCGATCGAACGCACGCTCGTCGCGGCACTGCACCGCCGGCACGTGACGATCCTGGAGCGCACCTGCCTGACCGACCTGGTCGTCCGCGACGGCGCGGTCGTCGGCGTCGACGTGCTCGACCTGTTCGGCGAACCGCGGCGCATCGACGCCGACGCGGTCGTCCTGGCGTCGGGCGGCGCCGGGCACCTGTTCCAGGAGACCACGAACCCGCTCGTCGCGACCGGTGACGGCGTGGCGGCGGCCTGGCGTGCCGGTGCGGTCGTCGCCGACCTGGAGTTCGTGCAGTTCCACCCGACCCGGCTCGCCGTGCCCGACGGCGGGCTGGTCTCCGAGGCCGTCCGCGGCGAGGGCGCCGTGCTCCGCGACGCCGCCGGCCGCCGCTTCATGACCGCCGTCCACCCGGCCGCCGAGCTCGCACCGCGCGACGTCGTGGCACGGGGCATCGCGGCCGCGGTGCGCGAGCAGGGCGGGCAGCCCGTGCTCCTCGACGCGACCGGCCTCGACCCGGACCACCTCGTCCGCCGCTTCCCGGGACTGACCCGTGCGACCCGGGCGGCGGGGTTCGACTGGACCCGTGAGGGCGTCCCGGTCGCCCCGGCCGCGCACTACGCGATGGGCGGCGTCGCCACCGACGCGGAGGGCCGGACCAGCCTGCCCGGCCTGCTCGCCGTCGGCGAGGTCGCCTGCACGGGCGTGCACGGCGCGAACCGACTCGCGTCGAACTCCCTGCTCGAGGGGCTCGTCTTCGCCGTCCGCGCCGCGGACGCCGTGGACGCGCCGCGTCCGGCGCGGCTCCGGCTGCGCGGCGACGCGGACCTGCCGGTCACGCAGGTGCCGGACGCCGACGTGCAGGGAGTGCGCGCCGGCTCCGGTGGTGACGGCCCCGACGACGCGAGCCGCACGGCGGGCGTGCACCGTGCCTCCAGACCGGTCCGTCGCGAGCCGTCTGCGGGTCGCGACACCGCGAGCCGGTCGGGAGGCACGTCCCGCGTCGTCGACGCCGGCCCGGACCCCGCGACCCGGCCGGGAGGCGCGCCCAGCGCCGTCGACGCCGCATCCGTCCGCCGGGCGCTCCAGACCGAGATGACCGACCGGGTCGGCCTGCTCCGCGACGCCGACGGCCTCGCCGCCGCGCGGAGCGCACTCGCGGCGCTCGCCGTCCCGGCCCCCACCGGTGTCCGCGAGCACGAGGACCGCGCGCTGCTCGACCTCGCGCGCCTCACCGCGCTCGCCGCCGAGGCGCGCACCGAGTCCCGCGGCGCGCACGCCCGCACCGACCACCCCCGAACCGACCCGACCGCACCGGCCAGCACCGCGTGGGTCCGGGTGTCCGCCGCCGTCCCGCAGGGAGTCCCCGCATGA
- the nadA gene encoding quinolinate synthase NadA, giving the protein MSIATTIDLISNGKAAGSTCTPDLALPTWDFDTRPGYGPGSSMSDVIPTTAPRQGQLPDEYKTASDDELHERIERAKATLGDRVVVLGHFYQRDEVVRHADFLGDSFQLANAALTKPDAEAIVFCGVHFMAETADILARDEQRVILPNLAAGCSMADMADIDSVEAAWAELEALYGTEPDADGRVPVVPVTYMNSAADLKAFCGRHGGIVCTSSNAATVLEWAFERGQRVLFFPDQHLGRNTAKAMGISTDLMPMWNPRLAGGGNDAQTLLDARVVLWHGFCSVHRRFTVDQIEQARREDPDVTVIVHPECPMAVVDAADVAGSTDLIRRTVAAATEPSSFAIGTEINMVNRLAAEYPQHRITCLDPVVCPCSTMYRIHPGYLAWVLEALVRGEVLNEVAVPAAVQADARVALERMLAAKPRG; this is encoded by the coding sequence GTGTCCATCGCGACGACCATCGACCTCATCTCCAACGGCAAGGCCGCCGGGAGCACCTGCACCCCCGACCTCGCGCTGCCGACCTGGGACTTCGACACGCGCCCGGGCTACGGTCCGGGCTCGTCGATGTCCGACGTCATCCCGACCACCGCCCCGCGCCAGGGCCAGCTGCCCGACGAGTACAAGACCGCGAGCGACGACGAGCTGCACGAGCGCATCGAGCGGGCGAAGGCCACCCTCGGCGACCGGGTCGTCGTGCTCGGGCACTTCTACCAGCGCGACGAGGTCGTCCGGCACGCGGACTTCCTCGGCGACTCGTTCCAGCTCGCGAACGCCGCGCTGACGAAGCCGGACGCCGAGGCGATCGTGTTCTGCGGCGTGCACTTCATGGCCGAGACGGCGGACATCCTGGCCCGCGACGAGCAGCGGGTGATCCTGCCGAACCTCGCCGCCGGCTGCTCGATGGCCGACATGGCCGACATCGACAGCGTCGAGGCGGCCTGGGCCGAGCTCGAGGCGCTCTACGGCACGGAACCCGACGCCGACGGCCGCGTGCCGGTGGTCCCCGTCACGTACATGAACTCCGCCGCCGACCTCAAGGCGTTCTGCGGACGGCACGGCGGCATCGTCTGCACGAGCTCGAACGCCGCGACCGTCCTCGAGTGGGCCTTCGAGCGGGGGCAGCGCGTGCTGTTCTTCCCCGACCAGCACCTCGGCCGCAACACCGCCAAGGCGATGGGGATCAGCACCGACCTGATGCCGATGTGGAACCCGCGCCTGGCCGGCGGCGGCAACGACGCGCAGACCCTGCTCGACGCCCGCGTCGTCCTGTGGCACGGCTTCTGCTCGGTGCACCGTCGGTTCACGGTCGACCAGATCGAGCAGGCCCGCCGCGAGGACCCGGACGTGACGGTCATCGTCCACCCGGAGTGCCCGATGGCCGTCGTCGACGCGGCGGACGTCGCGGGCAGCACCGACCTCATCCGCCGGACCGTCGCTGCGGCGACCGAGCCGTCCTCGTTCGCGATCGGCACCGAGATCAACATGGTGAACCGCCTCGCCGCCGAGTACCCGCAGCACCGGATCACCTGCCTCGACCCCGTGGTCTGCCCGTGCTCGACGATGTACCGCATCCACCCGGGCTACCTCGCGTGGGTCCTCGAGGCGCTCGTGCGCGGCGAGGTCCTCAACGAGGTCGCCGTCCCCGCAGCGGTGCAGGCCGATGCCCGGGTCGCGCTCGAGCGCATGCTCGCCGCGAAGCCGCGCGGCTGA
- a CDS encoding NUDIX domain-containing protein: MTSASDPLIRVAVSTVIVALRPHPDTGAPALWMPLVRRVAEPHEGSWALPGGWVRPDEGLEDSAAARLRETTNVQPRYLEQLYAFGDVDRSPSRVVSIVYWALVHPDEASSVPDDWNVRWFLADEHPPLAFDHDRIVAYALWRLRNKMSYSRIAQAFLGDRFTLAELRGVYEAVLGRRLDPANFRRQVAQSDAVLPTDETTSGDRHRPARLYRSNPDLAYADNGPLTDARAAAHAAVHRDPAAQPAPTAAAAAHSTPTR; this comes from the coding sequence ATGACCTCTGCCTCAGACCCCCTCATCCGCGTCGCGGTCTCGACCGTGATCGTGGCGCTGCGCCCGCACCCGGACACCGGTGCCCCGGCGCTGTGGATGCCGCTCGTGCGCCGCGTCGCCGAGCCGCACGAGGGATCGTGGGCGCTGCCCGGCGGTTGGGTCCGCCCCGACGAAGGGCTCGAGGACTCGGCGGCCGCCCGACTCCGCGAGACGACGAACGTGCAGCCGCGGTACCTCGAGCAGCTCTACGCGTTCGGCGACGTCGACCGCTCGCCGAGCCGGGTCGTGTCGATCGTCTACTGGGCCCTCGTGCACCCGGACGAGGCCAGCTCGGTGCCCGACGACTGGAACGTGCGCTGGTTCCTGGCCGACGAGCACCCGCCGCTCGCGTTCGACCACGACCGGATCGTCGCCTACGCCCTCTGGCGCCTCCGCAACAAGATGTCGTACTCGCGGATCGCGCAGGCGTTCCTCGGCGACCGCTTCACCCTGGCCGAGCTGCGCGGTGTGTACGAGGCGGTGCTCGGCCGCCGGCTCGACCCGGCGAACTTCCGGCGCCAGGTCGCGCAGTCGGACGCCGTCCTGCCCACCGACGAGACGACGAGCGGCGACCGGCACCGGCCGGCCCGTCTGTACCGCTCGAACCCCGACCTCGCCTACGCCGACAACGGCCCGCTGACCGACGCGCGAGCCGCCGCACACGCTGCAGTCCACCGAGACCCCGCCGCCCAGCCAGCCCCGACGGCAGCCGCCGCCGCCCACTCCACCCCCACCCGATAG
- a CDS encoding acylphosphatase, with protein MTTVTRMHAVVSGTVQGVGFRYWTARKADGLELAGYARNLFDGTVEVEAEGPSAAVDALMAFLHSGPPSATVTDVSLRTVVPHGDAEGFAILH; from the coding sequence ATGACGACGGTGACGAGGATGCACGCCGTGGTGTCGGGGACGGTCCAGGGGGTCGGGTTCCGGTACTGGACCGCGCGGAAGGCCGACGGGCTCGAGCTCGCCGGGTACGCGCGGAACCTGTTCGACGGGACGGTCGAGGTCGAGGCGGAGGGGCCCTCGGCCGCGGTCGATGCCCTGATGGCCTTCCTGCACAGCGGACCGCCCTCCGCCACGGTGACCGACGTGTCGCTCCGGACGGTCGTGCCGCACGGGGACGCCGAGGGGTTCGCGATCCTGCACTGA
- a CDS encoding MDR family MFS transporter — MTQAVDSAPRTGSVSQPSPGETRLVIGLLLVSAFVVILNETIMGVALPRLMDDLDISAATGQWLTTGFLLTMAVVIPVTGFLLQRFATRPVFIAAMTLFSVGTLVALTATGFPMLLVGRIVQASGTAIMMPLLMTTVLSLIEPAHRGRVMGNISIVISVAPAIGPTISGLILNAFDWRWLFGFVLPIAVAALVLGAVKVRNVSTPREAPLDVLSVVLSAVAFGGLVFGLSSFGESGSTGPLVPVTAIVVGVVALAVFVLRQNRLQRTDSALLDLRTFRTPGFTIPIVAMALSFMAMFGTLILLPIYLERVLGLDVLHVGLLLLPGGLLMGLLSPVVGRIYDRRGPRVLLVPGSIIISAVLWALSTVTADTSVWFVLGAHVVLSLGLALTFTPLFTAALGGLPPRLYSHGSAVLGTAQQLAGAAGTALFVTLLTIGAASAGAGATDGAVASATASGVATAFMVGGIISLVGIVTSSLVRKPETPEGAPAPAMH, encoded by the coding sequence ATGACCCAGGCCGTCGATTCCGCACCCCGCACCGGGAGCGTCTCGCAGCCCTCCCCCGGTGAGACCCGACTCGTCATCGGGCTGCTGCTCGTGTCGGCGTTCGTCGTGATCCTCAACGAGACCATCATGGGCGTCGCGCTCCCCCGGCTGATGGACGACCTCGACATCAGCGCTGCGACGGGCCAGTGGCTCACGACCGGCTTCCTGCTCACCATGGCGGTCGTGATCCCGGTCACCGGCTTCCTGCTGCAGCGGTTCGCCACGCGCCCGGTCTTCATCGCGGCGATGACCCTGTTCTCCGTCGGCACCCTGGTCGCCCTCACCGCGACGGGCTTCCCGATGCTCCTCGTCGGCCGCATCGTGCAGGCGAGCGGGACCGCGATCATGATGCCGCTGCTCATGACGACGGTGCTGAGCCTCATCGAGCCCGCCCACCGCGGCCGCGTGATGGGGAACATCTCGATCGTCATCTCGGTGGCCCCGGCCATCGGGCCGACGATCTCGGGGCTCATCCTCAACGCGTTCGACTGGCGCTGGCTGTTCGGGTTCGTCCTGCCGATCGCGGTCGCCGCGCTCGTGCTCGGCGCCGTGAAGGTCCGCAACGTCTCGACGCCGCGCGAGGCACCGCTCGACGTCCTGTCCGTCGTGCTGTCCGCCGTCGCGTTCGGCGGTCTGGTGTTCGGGCTGTCCAGCTTCGGCGAGTCCGGGTCGACCGGGCCTCTCGTCCCCGTGACGGCGATCGTCGTCGGCGTGGTGGCCCTCGCGGTGTTCGTCCTCCGGCAGAACCGCCTGCAGCGCACCGACAGCGCACTGCTCGACCTGCGCACCTTCCGGACGCCCGGCTTCACGATCCCGATCGTCGCGATGGCGCTGAGCTTCATGGCGATGTTCGGGACGCTCATCCTGCTGCCGATCTACCTCGAGCGCGTGCTCGGCCTCGACGTGCTGCACGTCGGCCTGCTGCTCCTGCCCGGCGGGCTCCTCATGGGCCTGCTCTCCCCCGTGGTCGGCCGGATCTACGACCGCCGCGGCCCGCGCGTCCTGCTCGTCCCCGGCTCGATCATCATCAGCGCGGTGCTCTGGGCGCTGTCGACCGTGACCGCGGACACCAGCGTGTGGTTCGTCCTCGGCGCCCACGTCGTCCTGAGCCTCGGCCTGGCGCTCACCTTCACGCCGCTGTTCACGGCGGCGCTCGGGGGTCTGCCGCCGCGGCTGTACTCGCACGGCAGCGCCGTCCTCGGCACCGCCCAGCAGCTCGCCGGAGCCGCCGGCACCGCACTGTTCGTGACGTTGCTCACGATCGGTGCGGCCTCGGCCGGCGCGGGCGCCACGGACGGGGCCGTCGCCAGCGCGACCGCCTCCGGTGTGGCGACGGCCTTCATGGTCGGCGGGATCATCTCGCTGGTCGGCATCGTCACCTCGTCGCTCGTCCGGAAGCCCGAGACCCCCGAGGGGGCGCCGGCACCCGCGATGCACTGA
- a CDS encoding FAD-binding protein — MRSTARERNWSGTVTYSAERVVRPRSIDEAAELVAGSGRVHGLGTRHSFNDVADAPGILLDLTGIPTDLVVDPEAGTASMGAGTRYGAVAPALDRAGFALHNTGSLPHISLGGAIATGTHGSGTALGSLSTAVRSLELIGPDGSTRTLRRGDPDFDGSVLHLGLFGIVTRVEVDVQPTYRMRQDRFGPVPWDVFTANVAAVHAAAYSVCAFTLFGDEVGEVLLKSRVPAGAEDVAVPEDLFGGPRLPGLAADGHHTARDGSVGPWWDRLPHFPIDTVPSHGSEVQSEHFVPLRHAAAALDALRGLADRIQPHLHVCELRTMAADPLWLSPTQGEDVLCIAFTWQKHPEAVAALLPDLEARLAPFGGRPHWGKTSSLDADAVEALWPRLPEVRRLVAAADPDRVFASSFGARVLRT; from the coding sequence ATGCGGTCGACGGCGCGCGAGCGGAACTGGTCCGGCACGGTCACGTACTCGGCCGAGCGGGTGGTGCGACCGCGGTCGATCGACGAGGCCGCGGAGCTCGTCGCCGGGTCCGGCCGCGTCCACGGGCTCGGCACGCGCCACTCGTTCAACGACGTCGCCGACGCCCCGGGGATCCTGCTCGACCTGACCGGCATCCCGACCGACCTCGTCGTCGACCCGGAGGCCGGCACCGCGTCGATGGGTGCGGGCACGCGGTACGGTGCCGTCGCTCCGGCGCTCGACCGGGCCGGCTTCGCGCTGCACAACACCGGCTCGCTGCCGCACATCTCGCTCGGCGGGGCGATCGCCACCGGCACGCACGGCTCCGGCACGGCCCTCGGTTCGCTCAGCACCGCCGTCCGCTCCCTCGAGCTGATCGGTCCCGACGGGTCGACCAGGACACTCCGTCGCGGCGACCCGGACTTCGACGGATCGGTCCTGCACCTCGGGCTGTTCGGCATCGTCACCCGGGTCGAGGTCGACGTCCAACCGACCTACCGGATGCGCCAGGACCGCTTCGGCCCGGTGCCGTGGGACGTGTTCACGGCGAACGTCGCCGCGGTGCACGCGGCCGCGTACTCGGTGTGCGCGTTCACGCTGTTCGGCGACGAGGTCGGCGAGGTCCTGCTGAAGTCCCGCGTGCCGGCCGGCGCCGAGGACGTCGCGGTCCCCGAGGACCTCTTCGGTGGGCCCCGACTGCCCGGCCTGGCCGCGGACGGACACCACACCGCGCGCGACGGATCGGTCGGCCCGTGGTGGGACCGCCTGCCGCACTTCCCGATCGACACCGTGCCGTCCCACGGCTCCGAGGTGCAGAGCGAGCACTTCGTCCCGCTCCGGCACGCCGCGGCGGCGCTCGACGCGTTGCGTGGACTCGCCGACCGGATCCAGCCGCACCTGCACGTGTGCGAGCTCCGGACGATGGCCGCCGACCCGCTCTGGCTCAGCCCGACCCAGGGCGAGGACGTGCTCTGCATCGCGTTCACGTGGCAGAAGCACCCGGAGGCCGTGGCCGCGCTGCTGCCGGACCTGGAGGCGCGGCTCGCGCCGTTCGGCGGGCGTCCGCACTGGGGCAAGACGAGCTCGCTCGACGCCGACGCGGTCGAGGCGCTCTGGCCGCGGCTGCCCGAGGTCCGACGACTGGTCGCCGCTGCGGACCCCGACCGGGTGTTCGCGTCCTCGTTCGGGGCGCGGGTGCTCCGGACCTGA
- a CDS encoding 2'-5' RNA ligase family protein: MRSIELILDPDSDAAVRAAWDALTAADLPSLGRSGSNDPHVTLVAGDDVPVPDGFARPVPTSLRLGGVLLFPAGPGRSVLVRAVVVDPELAAFHQAVHRAAPGSVDTSHPEAWSPHVSFARRVRDADLPTALAALRTAPLPEVLQVGGVRHWDGATKTVTPLA; encoded by the coding sequence GTGCGCAGCATCGAACTCATCCTCGACCCCGACTCCGACGCGGCGGTCCGCGCGGCGTGGGACGCCCTGACCGCGGCCGACCTGCCGAGCCTGGGCCGCTCCGGGTCGAACGACCCGCACGTGACGCTCGTGGCGGGCGATGACGTGCCGGTCCCGGACGGGTTCGCCCGGCCGGTCCCGACTTCGCTGCGGTTGGGCGGCGTGCTCCTGTTCCCGGCCGGTCCCGGTCGATCGGTGCTCGTGCGCGCGGTCGTGGTCGACCCGGAGCTCGCGGCCTTCCACCAGGCCGTGCACCGTGCCGCACCGGGGAGCGTGGACACGTCCCACCCGGAGGCGTGGTCGCCGCACGTGTCGTTCGCCCGGCGGGTGCGCGACGCTGACCTCCCGACGGCGCTCGCGGCGCTCCGGACGGCACCGCTGCCCGAGGTCCTGCAGGTCGGCGGGGTCCGGCACTGGGACGGCGCCACGAAGACCGTGACCCCGCTGGCCTGA